A window of the Lactuca sativa cultivar Salinas chromosome 5, Lsat_Salinas_v11, whole genome shotgun sequence genome harbors these coding sequences:
- the LOC111890468 gene encoding replication protein A 70 kDa DNA-binding subunit E yields MAVNLTAGAIWMLSTGEWQTMDLKPVLQVIDILAFQTQTPTEGGEENMRDRYRVLLSDGYFHRQGVLSANRSELVTSQQLQKGSIVKLTKFLCITIRERILIKIIDLNVILGGCDIIGDPKPFPHELPSNNQFIWKTLTQIKDEKLGTFGNTDYITVNATIWYIKRDNFCYTTCPIMLGDRKCSKRVVNNGDGRWICKKCDQIVDECDYRYDLQLHIHDHTGLTWVNAYEETGEEIMGVSAKDLYLLKHEDEDEDAFMEVVHGVLFSEYKFKLKVKEEFLGDEARVRSIVVKAEKIKYSSNTKNLLVRVSSVSNV; encoded by the exons ATGGCAGTCAATCTTACTGCGGGCGCAATATGGATGCTATCGACTGGGGAATGGCAAACGATGGATCTGAAACCGGTGCTTCAGGTTATTGATATTCTGGCTTTTCAGACGCAAACTCCGACCGAGGGTGGTGAAGAAAACATGCGGGATAGGTACAGGGTGTTGTTATCCGATGGCTATTTTCATCGACAAGGGGTGCTTTCTGCTAATCGCAGTGAGTTGGTTACCTCTCAACAGTTGCAGAAGGGTTCCATTGTTAAGTTGACTAAGTTTCTTTGTATCACGATCCGTGAACGCAT TCTTATCAAAATCATCGATCTCAATGTGATTCTTGGTGGGTGTGATATCATTGGCGACCCAAAGCCATTTCCACATGAACTTCCTAGTAACAATCAATTCATATGGAAGACCTTAACCCAGATTAAAGATGAAAAGCTCGGGACTTTTGGGAATACTGATTACATCACAGTGAATGCCACAATCTGGTATATAAAAAGAGACAACTTTTGTTACACAACCTGCCCTATCATGTTAGGTGATCGAAAATGCAGCAAAAGAGTTGTGAATAATGGAGATGGGAGATGGATATGTAAGAAGTGTGATCAGATTGTTGATGAATGTGATTACAGATATGACCTGCAACTACATATTCATGATCATACTGGTTTGACATGGGTAAATGCATATGAGGAAACTGGTGAGGAGATAATGGGTGTTTCTGCTAAAGATTTGTATCTATTGAaacatgaagatgaagatgaggatGCGTTTATGGAAGTTGTTCATGGTGTTTTGTTTAGTGAATACAAGTTCAAGTTAAAAGTCAAGGAAGAGTTTTTGGGTGATGAAGCACGAGTGAGATCCATTGTTGTGAAAGCTGAGAAGATAAAGTATTCATCAAACACAAAGAATCTACTTGTTAGGGTGTCGAGTGTGTCAAATGTTTGA